One part of the Alligator mississippiensis isolate rAllMis1 chromosome 3, rAllMis1, whole genome shotgun sequence genome encodes these proteins:
- the AMBN gene encoding ameloblastin isoform X4, with protein MNVWMLTLCLLGTGFALPMRQYGRQNMNMLPQYGRYDYGEPFNSVWLHGLLPPHSSFPWLQQRPQERETQQYEYAMPVHPPPLPSQQTPLQPQQPRLQAQNPSLHSTLPSKQGQIQQNEVLPPIQVGQPSLQQGELPGIQQQLVPADKQLQLPALEYSGHLGQMMYPIVHQLVHQGPMQPQQQPALHPALFYMSYAANQGGAPARLGIVSSEEMLGGRGGVPAYGAMIPGFRGMPQDPALQGDFTTEDDNPATAHNPAIQGGANQGPSRGSQFLAVNPAGHGSAILLPEGIPAGQEGFLPNINDMPGQGVNPVGQRGTLGVTPTATAPELTQGIPDSFMTFGAEGTVPLGIQKEVTVDPTMFPEAQHTLMAGNGAEQPQVMQDVWHFQEP; from the exons ATGAATGTCTGGATGCTGACGTTATGCCTCCTAGGCACAGGGTTTGCTTTGCCA ATGAGGCAATATGGTCGACAAAACATGAACATGCTTCCACAG TATGGTCGGTACGACTATGGTGAACCATTTAATTCAGTCTGGCTGCATGGTCTTCTCCCACCACACTCTTCATTTCCATGGTTACAGCAAAGACCACAAGAACGTGAGACCCAACAG TATGAATATGCAATGCCTGTACATCCACCACCTCTGCCATCGCAGCAGACCCCACTTCAGCCACAGCAACCAAGATTACAGGCTCAGAATCCTTCCCTGCACTCAACACTGCCCTCAAAGCAAGGTCAAATACAGCAGAACGAAGTGTTGCCGCCCATCCAAGTGGGACAGCCATCACTGCAGCAAGGAGAACTGCCTGGGATTCAACAACAACTGGTACCAGCAGACAAGCAGCTACAG TTACCAGCGCTGGAATATTCAGGGCATTTGGGTCAGATG ATGTACCCAATTGTCCATCAGTTAGTCCACCAAGGTCCAATGCAACCACAACAGCAACCAGCA TTGCATCCTGCCCTGTTTTACATGTCCTATGCAGCAAACCAAGGA GGTGCTCCTGCTAGGCTTGGCATAGTGAGTTCAGAAGAAATGCTG GGAGGTAGAGGTGGGGTACCCGCCTATGGTGCCATGATTCCTGGATTCAGAGGGATGCCTCAGGACCCAGCCCTCCAGGGAGATTTCACAACGGAAGATGATAACCCTGCTACAGCACATAATCCAGCCATCCAAGGAGGCGCCAACCAGGGCCCCTCAAGAGGCTCCCAATTTTTGGCAGTGAATCCTGCAGGCCATGGAAGTGCCATACTTCTTCCAGAGGGGATCCCAGCAGGACAGGAGGGTTTTTTGCCAAATATTAACGATATGCCAGGCCAAGGGGTCAATCCTGTTGGTCAGAGAGGAACTCTAGGGGTGACTCCAACTGCTACAGCCCCAGAATTAACACAGGGTATCCCTGACAGCTTTATGACCTTTGGTGCTGAGGGCACAGTACCTCTGGGTATACAGAAAGAAGTGACCGTGGACCCTACCATGTTCCCAGAAGCTCAGCATACGCTCATGGCAGGAAATGGGGCTGAACAGCCACAGGTTATGCAAGATGTCTGGCATTTCCAAGAGCCCTGA
- the AMBN gene encoding ameloblastin isoform X2, producing MNVWMLTLCLLGTGFALPMYPQHTGTRGMASMSLEMRQYGRQNMNMLPQYGRYDYGEPFNSVWLHGLLPPHSSFPWLQQRPQERETQQYEYAMPVHPPPLPSQQTPLQPQQPRLQAQNPSLHSTLPSKQGQIQQNEVLPPIQVGQPSLQQGELPGIQQQLVPADKQLQLPALEYSGHLGQMMYPIVHQLVHQGPMQPQQQPALHPALFYMSYAANQGGAPARLGIVSSEEMLGGRGGVPAYGAMIPGFRGMPQDPALQGDFTTEDDNPATAHNPAIQGGANQGPSRGSQFLAVNPAGHGSAILLPEGIPAGQEGFLPNINDMPGQGVNPVGQRGTLGVTPTATAPELTQGIPDSFMTFGAEGTVPLGIQKEVTVDPTMFPEAQHTLMAGNGAEQPQVMQDVWHFQEP from the exons ATGAATGTCTGGATGCTGACGTTATGCCTCCTAGGCACAGGGTTTGCTTTGCCA ATGTACCCTCAGCATACTGGGACACGTGGAATGGCTAGTATGAGCCTTGag ATGAGGCAATATGGTCGACAAAACATGAACATGCTTCCACAG TATGGTCGGTACGACTATGGTGAACCATTTAATTCAGTCTGGCTGCATGGTCTTCTCCCACCACACTCTTCATTTCCATGGTTACAGCAAAGACCACAAGAACGTGAGACCCAACAG TATGAATATGCAATGCCTGTACATCCACCACCTCTGCCATCGCAGCAGACCCCACTTCAGCCACAGCAACCAAGATTACAGGCTCAGAATCCTTCCCTGCACTCAACACTGCCCTCAAAGCAAGGTCAAATACAGCAGAACGAAGTGTTGCCGCCCATCCAAGTGGGACAGCCATCACTGCAGCAAGGAGAACTGCCTGGGATTCAACAACAACTGGTACCAGCAGACAAGCAGCTACAG TTACCAGCGCTGGAATATTCAGGGCATTTGGGTCAGATG ATGTACCCAATTGTCCATCAGTTAGTCCACCAAGGTCCAATGCAACCACAACAGCAACCAGCA TTGCATCCTGCCCTGTTTTACATGTCCTATGCAGCAAACCAAGGA GGTGCTCCTGCTAGGCTTGGCATAGTGAGTTCAGAAGAAATGCTG GGAGGTAGAGGTGGGGTACCCGCCTATGGTGCCATGATTCCTGGATTCAGAGGGATGCCTCAGGACCCAGCCCTCCAGGGAGATTTCACAACGGAAGATGATAACCCTGCTACAGCACATAATCCAGCCATCCAAGGAGGCGCCAACCAGGGCCCCTCAAGAGGCTCCCAATTTTTGGCAGTGAATCCTGCAGGCCATGGAAGTGCCATACTTCTTCCAGAGGGGATCCCAGCAGGACAGGAGGGTTTTTTGCCAAATATTAACGATATGCCAGGCCAAGGGGTCAATCCTGTTGGTCAGAGAGGAACTCTAGGGGTGACTCCAACTGCTACAGCCCCAGAATTAACACAGGGTATCCCTGACAGCTTTATGACCTTTGGTGCTGAGGGCACAGTACCTCTGGGTATACAGAAAGAAGTGACCGTGGACCCTACCATGTTCCCAGAAGCTCAGCATACGCTCATGGCAGGAAATGGGGCTGAACAGCCACAGGTTATGCAAGATGTCTGGCATTTCCAAGAGCCCTGA
- the AMBN gene encoding ameloblastin isoform X1: MNVWMLTLCLLGTGFALPMYPQHTGTRGMASMSLEKMRQYGRQNMNMLPQYGRYDYGEPFNSVWLHGLLPPHSSFPWLQQRPQERETQQYEYAMPVHPPPLPSQQTPLQPQQPRLQAQNPSLHSTLPSKQGQIQQNEVLPPIQVGQPSLQQGELPGIQQQLVPADKQLQLPALEYSGHLGQMMYPIVHQLVHQGPMQPQQQPALHPALFYMSYAANQGGAPARLGIVSSEEMLGGRGGVPAYGAMIPGFRGMPQDPALQGDFTTEDDNPATAHNPAIQGGANQGPSRGSQFLAVNPAGHGSAILLPEGIPAGQEGFLPNINDMPGQGVNPVGQRGTLGVTPTATAPELTQGIPDSFMTFGAEGTVPLGIQKEVTVDPTMFPEAQHTLMAGNGAEQPQVMQDVWHFQEP; the protein is encoded by the exons ATGAATGTCTGGATGCTGACGTTATGCCTCCTAGGCACAGGGTTTGCTTTGCCA ATGTACCCTCAGCATACTGGGACACGTGGAATGGCTAGTATGAGCCTTGag AAGATGAGGCAATATGGTCGACAAAACATGAACATGCTTCCACAG TATGGTCGGTACGACTATGGTGAACCATTTAATTCAGTCTGGCTGCATGGTCTTCTCCCACCACACTCTTCATTTCCATGGTTACAGCAAAGACCACAAGAACGTGAGACCCAACAG TATGAATATGCAATGCCTGTACATCCACCACCTCTGCCATCGCAGCAGACCCCACTTCAGCCACAGCAACCAAGATTACAGGCTCAGAATCCTTCCCTGCACTCAACACTGCCCTCAAAGCAAGGTCAAATACAGCAGAACGAAGTGTTGCCGCCCATCCAAGTGGGACAGCCATCACTGCAGCAAGGAGAACTGCCTGGGATTCAACAACAACTGGTACCAGCAGACAAGCAGCTACAG TTACCAGCGCTGGAATATTCAGGGCATTTGGGTCAGATG ATGTACCCAATTGTCCATCAGTTAGTCCACCAAGGTCCAATGCAACCACAACAGCAACCAGCA TTGCATCCTGCCCTGTTTTACATGTCCTATGCAGCAAACCAAGGA GGTGCTCCTGCTAGGCTTGGCATAGTGAGTTCAGAAGAAATGCTG GGAGGTAGAGGTGGGGTACCCGCCTATGGTGCCATGATTCCTGGATTCAGAGGGATGCCTCAGGACCCAGCCCTCCAGGGAGATTTCACAACGGAAGATGATAACCCTGCTACAGCACATAATCCAGCCATCCAAGGAGGCGCCAACCAGGGCCCCTCAAGAGGCTCCCAATTTTTGGCAGTGAATCCTGCAGGCCATGGAAGTGCCATACTTCTTCCAGAGGGGATCCCAGCAGGACAGGAGGGTTTTTTGCCAAATATTAACGATATGCCAGGCCAAGGGGTCAATCCTGTTGGTCAGAGAGGAACTCTAGGGGTGACTCCAACTGCTACAGCCCCAGAATTAACACAGGGTATCCCTGACAGCTTTATGACCTTTGGTGCTGAGGGCACAGTACCTCTGGGTATACAGAAAGAAGTGACCGTGGACCCTACCATGTTCCCAGAAGCTCAGCATACGCTCATGGCAGGAAATGGGGCTGAACAGCCACAGGTTATGCAAGATGTCTGGCATTTCCAAGAGCCCTGA
- the AMBN gene encoding ameloblastin isoform X3 — translation MNVWMLTLCLLGTGFALPKMRQYGRQNMNMLPQYGRYDYGEPFNSVWLHGLLPPHSSFPWLQQRPQERETQQYEYAMPVHPPPLPSQQTPLQPQQPRLQAQNPSLHSTLPSKQGQIQQNEVLPPIQVGQPSLQQGELPGIQQQLVPADKQLQLPALEYSGHLGQMMYPIVHQLVHQGPMQPQQQPALHPALFYMSYAANQGGAPARLGIVSSEEMLGGRGGVPAYGAMIPGFRGMPQDPALQGDFTTEDDNPATAHNPAIQGGANQGPSRGSQFLAVNPAGHGSAILLPEGIPAGQEGFLPNINDMPGQGVNPVGQRGTLGVTPTATAPELTQGIPDSFMTFGAEGTVPLGIQKEVTVDPTMFPEAQHTLMAGNGAEQPQVMQDVWHFQEP, via the exons ATGAATGTCTGGATGCTGACGTTATGCCTCCTAGGCACAGGGTTTGCTTTGCCA AAGATGAGGCAATATGGTCGACAAAACATGAACATGCTTCCACAG TATGGTCGGTACGACTATGGTGAACCATTTAATTCAGTCTGGCTGCATGGTCTTCTCCCACCACACTCTTCATTTCCATGGTTACAGCAAAGACCACAAGAACGTGAGACCCAACAG TATGAATATGCAATGCCTGTACATCCACCACCTCTGCCATCGCAGCAGACCCCACTTCAGCCACAGCAACCAAGATTACAGGCTCAGAATCCTTCCCTGCACTCAACACTGCCCTCAAAGCAAGGTCAAATACAGCAGAACGAAGTGTTGCCGCCCATCCAAGTGGGACAGCCATCACTGCAGCAAGGAGAACTGCCTGGGATTCAACAACAACTGGTACCAGCAGACAAGCAGCTACAG TTACCAGCGCTGGAATATTCAGGGCATTTGGGTCAGATG ATGTACCCAATTGTCCATCAGTTAGTCCACCAAGGTCCAATGCAACCACAACAGCAACCAGCA TTGCATCCTGCCCTGTTTTACATGTCCTATGCAGCAAACCAAGGA GGTGCTCCTGCTAGGCTTGGCATAGTGAGTTCAGAAGAAATGCTG GGAGGTAGAGGTGGGGTACCCGCCTATGGTGCCATGATTCCTGGATTCAGAGGGATGCCTCAGGACCCAGCCCTCCAGGGAGATTTCACAACGGAAGATGATAACCCTGCTACAGCACATAATCCAGCCATCCAAGGAGGCGCCAACCAGGGCCCCTCAAGAGGCTCCCAATTTTTGGCAGTGAATCCTGCAGGCCATGGAAGTGCCATACTTCTTCCAGAGGGGATCCCAGCAGGACAGGAGGGTTTTTTGCCAAATATTAACGATATGCCAGGCCAAGGGGTCAATCCTGTTGGTCAGAGAGGAACTCTAGGGGTGACTCCAACTGCTACAGCCCCAGAATTAACACAGGGTATCCCTGACAGCTTTATGACCTTTGGTGCTGAGGGCACAGTACCTCTGGGTATACAGAAAGAAGTGACCGTGGACCCTACCATGTTCCCAGAAGCTCAGCATACGCTCATGGCAGGAAATGGGGCTGAACAGCCACAGGTTATGCAAGATGTCTGGCATTTCCAAGAGCCCTGA